A stretch of the Gossypium hirsutum isolate 1008001.06 chromosome D07, Gossypium_hirsutum_v2.1, whole genome shotgun sequence genome encodes the following:
- the LOC107953524 gene encoding zinc finger CCCH domain-containing protein 14: MAKRFFLTENKIQPFRFWLRIIISPNLAIKYHYLLTFFPTLFAFWFSSSSSSSSSSSSSSSPKNPRPKLGERSSLMDTRKRGRREAGFNANGGIKKSKPELESLSTGVGSKSKPCTKFFSTAGCQFGESCHFLHYVPGGYNAVSQMMNLAPAVQPASRNVAATAAIPHGSASAVKTRLCNKFSSPEGCKFGDKCHFAHGEWELGTPIAPSLDDPRSMAPLPGRMGSRMEPPPPSGPAATFGASATAKISVDASLAGAIIGKGGVHSKQICRQTGANLSIREHESDPSLRNIELEGSFEQIKEASAMVRELISSLGPVPGPAKTAGAHGGQGHPGSNYKTKLCDNFAKGSCTFGERCHFAHGAAELRKSVV, translated from the exons ATGGCTAAAAGATTCTTTCTGACGGAAAACAAAATCCAGCCATTTAGATTTTGGCTGCGAATTATCATCAGCCCTAACTTGGCTATTAAATATCACTATCTTTTAACCTTTTTTCCCACTCTCTTTGCCTTTTGGttctcttcctcttcctcttcctcttcctcttcctcttcctcttcttcacccaaaaacccCCGCCCGAAGCTAGG TGAAAGAAGTTCTCTAATGGATACTCGTAAAAGGGGAAGACGTGAAGCTGGGTTCAATGCTAATGGCGGCATCAAGAAATCTAAACCAG AATTGGAATCTTTATCAACTGGTGTAGGAAGCAAATCGAAGCCTTGCACCAAGTTTTTCAG TACTGCTGGTTGTCAATTTGGTGAGAGCTGCCATTTCCTGCACTATGTTCCTGGAGGTTACAATGCAGTGTCCCAGATGATGAACCTTGCACCAGCTGTTCAACCAGCTTCTAGAAACGTGGCAGCGACAGCTGCAATACCTCATGGATCTGCCTCTGCGGTCAAAACTCGGTTATGCAACAAATTTAGTAGTCCCGAAGGTTGTAAGTTTGGTGATAAATGTCATTTTGCACATGGAGAGTGGGAACTTGGCACACCTATTGCTCCATCTCTTGATGATCCCCGTTCCATGGCACCTCTTCCTGGCCGCATGGGCAGTCGGATGGAACCACCACCCCCATCAGGTCCTGCTGCTACATTTGGTGCTTCAGCAACTGCGAAAATTAGTGTGGATGCTTCCCTTGCAGGAGCCATTATTGGGAAAGGTGGTGTGCACTCCAAGCAGATATGTCGTCAAACAGGTGCAAATCTATCTATTCGGGAACATGAGTCAGATCCATCACTTAGGAACATCGAGCTCGAAGGATCATTTGAGCAAATTAAAGAAGCCAGTGCAATGGTTAGAGAACTAATCAGCAGCCTGGGTCCAGTACCGGGTCCGGCCAAAACAGCTGGTGCACATGGTGGTCAAGGGCATCCGGGAAGCAACTACAAAACGAAGTTGTGCGACAATTTTGCAAAGGGAAGTTGCACTTTCGGAGAAAGATGTCACTTTGCACACGGTGCAGCCGAGTTGCGGAAGTCGGTAGTGTGA
- the LOC107953522 gene encoding uncharacterized protein isoform X1, which translates to MFGVSIFYIFGLVDTNHLDTCRLLWRLQAWSLQLFLHCFNRNCESEGGGKKMKAKRELGDSVDGERDLKWQRVVDSPSSPLEESLVPYNDDEDDERRALNHIGSREEDGHRVESEEEDDEDEDDPYP; encoded by the exons ATGTTTGGTGTTTCAATTTTCTATATTTTCGGATTGGTTGACACCAATCACTTGGATACATGCAGGCTTCTTTGGCGTTTACAAGCCTGGTCATTGCAGCTATTCCTACACTGTTT CAACAGAAATTGTGAGAGCGAAGGAGGGGGAAAGAAGATGAAAGCAAAAAGGGAACTTGGTGATAGTGTAGACGGGGAACGGGACTTAAAATGGCAGAGGGTTGTGGATTCACCATCTTCACCTCTTGAAGAGTCACTTGTGCCTTAtaatgatgatgaagatgatgaaaggAGAGCATTGAATCACATAGGCAGCAGAGAAGAAGATGGTCACAGAGTTGAaagtgaagaagaagatgatgaagatgaagatgatccATATCCCTGA
- the LOC107953522 gene encoding phosphoinositide phospholipase C 5 isoform X2, which produces MQNNIKKKKLIEAAPPPDVIVAFEKYAEGGPQMTAEQLHRFLMDAQGQGGAKVSDAEEILLQGLQKRHHMVKFRKHALTLDDFHHYLFSANLNLPIDNKASLAFTSLVIAAIPTLFQQKL; this is translated from the exons AtgcaaaataacattaaaaagaaaaaactcaTTGAGGCGGCACCACCACCGGATGTTATAGTTGCATTCGAGAAGTACGCCGAAGGTGGGCCTCAAATGACGGCGGAGCAGTTGCATAGGTTCTTGATGGATGCGCAGGGGCAAGGCGGTGCGAAGGTCTCCGACGCGGAGGAGATTCTGCTGCAGGGTCTGCAGAAACGACACCATATGGTGAAGTTCAGAAAACACGCACTGACCCTCGATGATTTCCATCATTACTTGTTTTCTGCAAATCTAAATCTACCAATTGATAATAAG GCTTCTTTGGCGTTTACAAGCCTGGTCATTGCAGCTATTCCTACACTGTTT CAACAGAAATTGTGA